The following are encoded together in the Streptomyces rapamycinicus NRRL 5491 genome:
- a CDS encoding LysR family transcriptional regulator produces MHEREFRAFVSIAEIGRMDQAAKALGYSQPAISYQIKCLEQMLGTKLFTRDSTGAQLTREGRMILPSARAVLALIDSMKGVCAAA; encoded by the coding sequence ATGCATGAGCGGGAGTTCCGCGCTTTCGTTTCCATAGCTGAGATAGGACGCATGGATCAAGCGGCCAAGGCGCTCGGCTATTCACAACCGGCCATCAGTTACCAGATCAAGTGCCTGGAACAGATGCTGGGCACCAAGCTTTTCACCCGCGACTCCACCGGTGCCCAGCTCACCAGGGAAGGTCGCATGATTCTTCCGTCCGCACGGGCGGTGCTCGCGCTGATCGACAGCATGAAGGGCGTCTGCGCGGCGGCCTGA